Proteins from a genomic interval of Salvelinus alpinus chromosome 7, SLU_Salpinus.1, whole genome shotgun sequence:
- the LOC139581808 gene encoding L-proline trans-4-hydroxylase-like — MSVSTCQMKERYNQQGFLSAVPVLDDTELREARQAFNQLEREFGEEYTQYSLHNVHLQYPWVMGLAKHPHILQVVQSILGSDVILLDSRFICKYPTIPTPHPTATQAGSDAIALTSEEEVRSSEKDKQSETGLPFVAWHQDMRYWGIAGGPVLSVWLALDDSLAENGALKVIPGSHCSGMLPHQLASRPGNMLSVNQEIPEELVQTDSALLCPLLAGQMSIHDGFLVHASDPNTSQKRRCGLVIRYVPTCAYPIQDPDRPRRFHATVMASGSDQFSHFST, encoded by the exons ATGAGTGTGTCAACGTGTCAGATGAAGGAACGTTACAACCAGCAGGGATTCCTCTCTGCTGTACCGGTCCTAGACGACACAGAGCTGAGGGAGGCCAGACAGGCCTTCAACCAACTGGAGAGGGAGTTCG GTGAGGAGTATACCCAGTACAGTCTCCACAACGTGCACCTGCAGTACCCATGGGTGATGGGTCTGGCCAAACACCCCCACATCCTACAGGTGGTACAGTCCATCCTGGGCTCTGATGTCATCCTGCTAGACTCACGCTTCATCTGCAAGTACCCAACAATCCCCACACCCCACCCCACAGCCACACAGGCAGGAAGTGATGCCATCGCTCTGACCAGTGAGGAGGAAGTGAGGTCATCAGAGAAGGACAAACAGAGTGAGACTGGGCTGCCCTTCGTGGCCTGGCACCAGGATATGAG GTACTGGGGAATAGCTGGGGGTCCAGTCCTGTCTGTGTGGCTGGCTCTAGACGACTCACTGGCAGAAAACGGAGCCCTGAAGGTCATCCCAG GAAGCCACTGCTCTGGCATGCTGCCCCACCAACTCGCATCCCGCCCTGGCAACATGCTGTCAGTCAACCAGGAGATCCCTGAGGAGCTGGTGCAAACAGACAGCGCTCTACTCTGCCCCCTGCTGGCTGGGCAGATGTCT ATCCATGATGGATTCCTGGTCCACGCCAGTGACCCCAACACATCCCAGAAGAGACGCTGTGGCTTAGTGATCCGATACGTCCCTACCTGTgcctaccctatacag gaccCAGACCGCCCCAGACGTTTCCATGCTACAGTGATGGCCAGTGGATCAGACCAGTTCAGTCACTTCTCCACCTAG